The genomic window aaaatctacATAATAATCAACCACTATAGGTCAAACAGAACACAAGCTAGACTAAAGCAATCTCAACAATAATAATGTTTCATTTGGTtacttttgagttttgtagcaatatttttgttttctttttcttggtcATGTAAAAATGATGTGGTCGTTTATGGATTATTCTACTGTAGGTGAATGCAGCAGCAGCCACACAGAATATGGTTGACATGTTTGAGATAAGTGGAATTGTCCATTTTGGCATTGCAGGAAATGCTAATAGCTCTATGTCCATTGGTGATGTCACTATCCCAACACAATTTGCCAACACTGGCCTATGGGATTGTGTCCCCATTTTAATTACTTCATTTGACCAATAAATAATTGCTACGATTATTTGTGGAGGAACAGAACCCCAATGGGATAGTTGATCCTAGTGACTTTGGAAAGTTGGATATTGGGAACTTCAATGTGCCAAGAGGAGAAGGGCAAAATTTGTTGGGGCATGTTGGATATAGCACTGAACAATTTTACTCAGAATCTGGGGACCCAAACACACCCCAACGTGTCATTTGGGTCAATACCACTCGCCAATGGCTAAACCTTGCTGCAAATTTGGAGGTTAGGCAAATAATATCCATGTTTTTTTCTACAATTATGCCACTTATAAAATGTGTCAAAACTTTCCCCTATAGTCCAATTAAGGAAGTGTATTTGTATGGTTTTTGAGATTGTAAATGATAGgactaaataatttttaattaataaatattcagatatgctatataaagtTAATTGATctaattaattctaattataTTCTGGCAATTAAATTATTCTAATTGACCATTTACTTTGTTTTAGCGGCAATTAGACATTAACTGTTTTATACTTTGTAAAAGGTTTTAGTGTCATTATCGGTAAAGATATTTTTAATAGTTgcaaaaatatataattgtcattataacatataataataatagtaaatataTTATCacaaaaatataagttaaataaGATATATAGTGGCCATTTTGTTATTACCATTAAAAATTTGtttctaaaattaatttttattatagttTTGTACAATAAatactttaaaattttaatttttttaatacaatatTTCTGTATTTAACATTTTGACGAGGGCCTCTAGAATAATTATTGGCTAAATCCATATTTGTCTAATTAGATAcacatgtatatatattttttttagactaTCAGTATATAcagtttaaatttatttttctcttgctAATTAATTACTTTGATTACTCTCATTTGAATTTTAGGGCATAAGACTAGAACGGTGTGTGAATTCCAGCTTCTGCCTTTCAGAGCAACCCAAGTTAGTGATTGGTCTTAGGGGTGCAACAGCCAACACTTTTATTGACAATGCAGCTTACAGGGACTTCCTCTTCCAAACATTTCATGTTTCCTCTCTAGATATGGAGAGCTCAGCAATAGTCATGGTATATAATTTCCCTCATTTTCTAGTAGTAATTTTGAATTTACTTTCGTACATCAAAATTTCACATAATATATTGGGTGCTTTAATTATTGGAGTATCATAAATAACCTTTATGGTTTTGTCATTTGTGTGTACATATTCAACTCATCCACAAAAATTTAAGCCAAAGCTTACACATGtgtaaatatttattataaattagaAGGTAATGTTAGATAGACAAAAAAAACAGGTagaacttatcttatttagtattaattaattgtcgcaacaattaatgaatgccaaataaggcaagttatgactgtttttggctgattttctttggttaccaaacatttccgtaaAAGTTATTATGAAATATAATTTAACTGATAATTAACAAGATTTACATATAATCTTTACAAGACatagcttctttttttttcttcttccacgGTATTTGATAACTGAGCTTTGTTTAAAACTTTATTGGCTAATGAATTACTGTTAATACAAAATACATTTAAACTCGAGACCTAAGCGGATTAGAAGCTGACCACTTAAGTACTTAATACAAGATGGCGTCGTTAGATGCAAATGATTAccgtttcaaaattttaaatttaagtaGTTAAAGTCTCACATTGATTAATTAATAATGCTAATGGTAATGCATGGGTTTTTGCAGACTAGTTTGTCAAATAGTTTTCCAGTGCTGGTGATTAGAGGGCTATCAGATTTAGCAGGTGAACAGAAAGGAGATAATCACATTCAAATATTTGGGCCTCTTGCAGCATCTAATACTGCCAGAGTTGTTATTGAATTCTTGAAAACTTTACCAAATCCTCACTATGCTCTGCTTTAATTGAGCTACTACTGCTTATTATTTTGATTTCTCAATCAGTTAAGGGTTTGTTTACTGTGTTCATGTTCGATGAAATTGAAACAACCCTTCATGCCATTCTTGTGGTAATAAGCAAAAGTTAATGTATTGTGTAACTTGtaatatcattttattttatttcagtttTAACTGATGATATAAGAATTGAGTAGTTCTAACTTTCAACAACTTCCACGATCCTGTTAATATTATGTCCTTCAGATGAAGCATCTTCTTTCATGAATGTTTGACACTTGAATTCTATTCGTTGTGCTTAATTACTGGTTGGTCTAACTACTAGGTGTGTGTTTGAATTACAGTTTGCAAACGAgagtttgtataaaattgattttgcaaacttgattttgatgaaaagtaagtttgtgtcaaagtgatttatgtttgcaatctttatatcaaaatggattatagtaaaataaatgttgtttggattatactactcgaaatcacttttagataaaaaaattactaaaatagacacCAACTTAAATAATTAtcttatcattttaatttagatatttgaatagatcttattaattaattttataataaaattaatatttatacactaaaataaaaataatatataaaaattggcaaaatatatttttaattaaaactaacaaaatataaattttagagagtactaagaataataaaaaattaaatattgatNNNNNNNNNNNNNNNNNNNNNNNNNNNNNNNNNNNNNNNNNNNNNNNNNNNNNNNNNNNNNNNNNNNNNNNNNNNNNNNNNNNNNNNNNNNNNNNNNNNNNNNNNNNNNNNNNNNNNNNNNNNNNNNNNNNNNNNNNNNNNNNNNNNNNNNNNNNNNNNNNNNNNNNNNNNNNNNNNNNNNNNNNNNNNNNNNNNNNNNNNNNNNNNNNNNNNNNNNNNNNNNNNNNNNNNNNNNNNNNNNNNNNNNNNNNNNNNNNNNNNNNNNNNNNNNNNNNNNNNNNNNNNNNNNNNNNNNNNNNNNNNNNNNNNNNNNNNNNNNNNNNNNNNNNNNNNNNNNNNNNNNNNNNNNNNNNNNNNNNNNNNNNNNNNNNNNNNNNNNNNNNNNNNNNNNNNNNNNNNNNNNNNNNNNNNNNNNNNNNNNNNNNNNNNNNNNNNNNNNNNNNNNNNNNNNNNNNNNNNNNNNNNNNNNNNNNNNNNNNNNNNNNNNNNNNNNNNNNNNNNNNNNNNNNNNNNNNNNNNNNNNNNNNNNNNNNNNNNNNNNNNNNNNNNNNNNNNNNNNNNNNNNNNNNNNNNNNNNNNTATCgagtaaataattaataaaaaaaataataaataatagaaaaaaagagttcatgtaaacaaaaataataagaattccataaataatataataacatgcataaaggataaagttggtaaaagataaataaagatGGAGTATTGATGGCTAAAAGTCCGTTGGTGAAACGCAGAAAAATCACTTCTTGATGGAGTTCATGCAAAATTGTAGCTTCTTGTAAACGTGGTTTTGAGAGTaaaatcacttctgcgttcatGGATCAAAAGTTTGCCAAACAAAAAATTGAAACTTTCAAGAAGGGTAAACGTGCTTCTTCTCTTGTAACgtgtttgccaaacacaccccTACATTATTAAATATCTACGAGAATAACAAaagtaaaattagataaaatgcTAATTACTATACATTATTCTGAAGATGTTCTATTTTTCcaagttttaaaaataataaaattatgtaatttaaatagaaaaattttatttaatttaaataaattaaaaaatgttttatttactgaaataaataattaaaaattattacgaATATACGTAGCATTCCTTAtgtcgtttacaatgtaaacgagataaagtAAGACAAACTTCGAATagctataaaaggatgtgcaaCCCTTGACATTTTTCAGATACATTTCatatcttcttctcctctttttttcttccaaaaaagTAGGGAAAAATGTCCAGTAGTAGTGGATATGTGGTTGTCTATGTGTATTCCAATTGGCGTAAACAGTGACAATGGGATGATATTTGAGTATGATAATCTGTTGCTGTTCCGCACTCAGCCCGTAAATCCGTTGTCGGagttgaagagtttgatattgaacaACCTTGGTGGTTTAGGAAGAAAAGAGATCGGAAGGGTTGGCCTTAACTTGCTAGCACCGTTGGAAAATGGAGTTTTTCAGTTTCGTCTGTTTTGGCTCCAGGACGATGAGCATGTGCAACTCATGTTTGACATCCATGTAAGAATTATGGTGGAACAAATGATGGAGCTTTCTGCCGAGATTGGTGATGTTGGTGGCGGTGGGTCCGTCCACTCGACCTTTGTGCAGAATGACCCACCTTTCGCACCACCACCGATTCATGCTACTAGTCCAATAGAAGACATGGACGTGGATGATGAAGACTCCGACGAAGAGTACATTGCAGATAGCAACGATAGTGGTTCTTCtgaagatgatgaggaggaggagtttGTACCAGAGACACCGGCCAAGGCAGCGGGGCGCTAAGTTTGGCCTCCCCCCCACCCGATTCCGGCGCTATCAGATGTACCAAGTCACTATTTGGGGTATAAGTTGCTAGCACTATTGGGTAACGGAGTTTTTTGGTTTCGGCTATTTCGACTCTAGAGAGACAAGCATGTGTGGCTCATGTTCGACATCCATGGGAGAATCATGGCagaacaagtgatggagctttccgCCGAGGTTGGTGATGTTGGTGGCAGTGGATCCGGCCACTCGACTTTTGTGCAGATGACCCACCTCTCGCACCACGACTGATTCATGTTGCTAGTCTAGTGGAAGACATGGAAGTTGGTGATGAAAACTCCGACTAAGAGTACGTTGTGGATAGCAACCATAGTGATTTctctgaagatgatgatgaggaggatttTGTACCGGAAACGCCAGGCAAGGCCTCGGTGCACTATGTTCTGCCTCCCCTCACCTGATTCCGGTGCTATTAGATGTACCTAGTCACTATCATGCATTGGATCTGGACGCGATGCATGAGAAATCTCCTTTTTCGAACACCGGAAAAGACGATTACAACCTAGATGGTGGGGTCGAGTTTCGTGTCGGCCACAGATTCAAAAGTAGAGATGCAGTAATGCAgggtgtgaagaactacagtattcgCCGGAGTGTTGAGTACCGAGTGGTCGAATCGGACTTGTTCTAGTTgttctattttttaatttgtgttactTTTATTTTGGTGGATTAGTTTACTTGTTTAGGGTATGGGTGTGTGACATTTTAGTTTTCCTTCATCAATGATTGTATGGAAATATAAGAATTTGCTTGTGATGTCTTGCTAGCAATCTCTTGATCACGCGCCCTGGAGTTTTAGTTCCTCTATCTGACATGCTTGAGAGACCAAATTAGTCGTAGCTTTCTTTATCTCCTCTTCCAACTTCTCATACTTAGTGCGAGCAGCCGCAATTTTTCTCTCTTATAATTAAAGACACTTCTAAGCATTAAAGACACATCCAAGCATTATTCAGTTAAAACAAAACAAGTGTTTAACAAATGCAAAATAACACATCAATGTCTTAATAGAGAAGACACATCCACACTAAAAAGATTTCACTAGAGTCTCAATAGAGACACGCACTAGTAAGTccaacaaagaagaaaaatttgGGTCTTAACCAAAAGAAAGTCCACAAGTTTCAAAAAGCAACATTGAAGTTCTAAACAGAGGACACATACATTAAAAACACATTCAAATAAGTGTTAAACAGAAGACACATCCATTAAAGATACTTCCAACAGAAAACACATTCATTAAAGACGCAtccaaacaaattttaaaaagaagacaCATCTATTAAAGAACATCCAAATATTAACTGGTTAAAATAAAACAAGTGTTTAACAAAAGCAAACAGATATCATATGAAGAAACACTCCTTAACATATCAAGAAAATTAGATACCTCTATTGTCTTCATTTCTAACAACTTCTCCTTGTATGATAATTGATCAAACAAAGCATCTTAAGAAagtataaaagaataatttaactAAAAATAATGGCTCCACCAAGCTAGTACCATTTCTGCCTAAATGAATTCAAAGGACACAAGGGAAC from Arachis ipaensis cultivar K30076 chromosome B09, Araip1.1, whole genome shotgun sequence includes these protein-coding regions:
- the LOC107619536 gene encoding bark storage protein A, with the protein product MATSRSLNMRVAVLLIMVLSVCGSEFSRKKRKTLEEIKKINGNGPYVGLITVYAPEETAFFATGAFQSDPKHPFVDLAGRRFRVGKIHNKKVIYVRCGVGLVNAAAATQNMVDMFEISGIVHFGIAGNANSSMSIGDVTIPTQFANTGLWDCVNPNGIVDPSDFGKLDIGNFNVPRGEGQNLLGHVGYSTEQFYSESGDPNTPQRVIWVNTTRQWLNLAANLEGIRLERCVNSSFCLSEQPKLVIGLRGATANTFIDNAAYRDFLFQTFHVSSLDMESSAIVMTSLSNSFPVLVIRGLSDLAGEQKGDNHIQIFGPLAASNTARVVIEFLKTLPNPHYALL